From the Acetobacter aceti genome, one window contains:
- a CDS encoding recombinase family protein, with translation MERYGYARVSTGKQTTDSQITDLMRDGVSDCHIIQETVSGATDWQSRPLLRKLIRKLRTGDTLTVAKLDRLGRNAVDVLSLIERLKKRGISVRILNFGVDTSGSGGTLFLLLLAGFAEFERNLIRERVIAGLQTAREKGVRLGRRPKLSRAKIARARHLRKQGFSITKIGLILNVSRMTVWRSTKEVTPGSDV, from the coding sequence ATGGAAAGGTACGGATACGCACGGGTGAGCACGGGCAAACAGACGACAGACAGCCAGATCACTGACCTGATGCGGGATGGCGTCTCTGACTGCCATATTATTCAGGAAACAGTATCAGGAGCTACAGACTGGCAATCCCGGCCTTTGCTTCGCAAACTCATTCGGAAACTCAGGACAGGAGATACACTGACCGTAGCCAAACTGGACAGGCTCGGTCGTAATGCTGTCGATGTTCTGTCTCTGATTGAACGGTTGAAAAAACGCGGAATTTCCGTGCGTATCCTGAATTTTGGAGTTGATACGTCCGGCTCTGGAGGGACGCTGTTTCTCCTGTTACTGGCCGGATTTGCGGAATTCGAGCGCAACCTGATCCGTGAGCGGGTGATCGCTGGACTTCAGACTGCCAGGGAAAAGGGGGTCCGGCTTGGCCGACGCCCCAAACTGTCCAGAGCCAAGATTGCTCGCGCCCGGCATCTCAGAAAACAGGGCTTCTCCATCACTAAAATTGGCCTGATCCTGAATGTCTCCAGGATGACGGTCTGGCGATCTACAAAAGAGGTCACTCCTGGTTCAGACGTCTGA